One window from the genome of Equus quagga isolate Etosha38 chromosome 6, UCLA_HA_Equagga_1.0, whole genome shotgun sequence encodes:
- the RPP25L gene encoding ribonuclease P protein subunit p25-like protein, giving the protein MEHYRKAGSVELPAPSPMPQLPPDTLEMRVRDGSKIRNLLGLALGRLEGGSARHVVFSGSGRAAGKAVSCAEIVKRRVPGLHQLTKLRFLQTEDSWVPTSPDTGLDPLTVRRHVPAVWVLLSRDPLDPNECGYQPPGAPPGLGSTPSSTCDPRPRRKPRDTRS; this is encoded by the coding sequence ATGGAGCACTACCGGAAAGCTGGCTCTGTGGAACTCCCGGCACCTTCCCCGATGCCCCAGCTACCTCCTGATACCCTGGAGATGCGGGTCCGAGATGGCAGCAAAATCCGAAACTTGCTGGGGCTGGCACTGGGTCGGTTGGAGGGCGGCAGCGCCCGGCATGTGGTGTTCTCAGGTTCTGGCCGGGCTGCCGGGAAGGCTGTCAGCTGTGCTGAGATTGTCAAGCGGCGGGTACCAGGCCTGCACCAGCTTACCAAGCTACGCTTCCTGCAGACTGAGGACAGCTGGGTGCCAACCTCACCCGACACAGGTCTAGATCCTCTCACGGTGCGCCGTCATGTGCCTGCGGTGTGGGTACTGCTCAGCAGGGACCCCCTGGACCCCAATGAGTGTGGCTACCAGCCCCCCGGGGCACCCCCTGGCCTGGGCTCCACACCTAGCTCCACCTGTGACCCCCGACCCCGAAGAAAGCCTCGAGATACCCGCTCCTGA